The sequence GTATGGTGGGCTGGATgggggtcgaggagagggatgaagggggtcgatTGCCGGGGGATGAATGGGAGCTGAAGGTTGGTCCGGGTCGTGTATGGTGGGATGATggggtcgaggagagggatgaagggggtcgatGGCATGGAGATGACCAGGTaccaaatggaatcacaaaGAGGCTGGAGCGTCTAGAAACCCTGGggttgagactcagggtgggggacaTGTCTCGACAAGCTTTCTGCTTCGTCATCCCTCAAAGTTAACTTCATTGGACTAAGTGAGAACGGGCTCTTTGAATGTCGCTGAGGTAGGTATGGAGTCTTGGGAAGACTAGCAGTCGATTGAAGTGGCTCCACTGCGGAAGAATTGGCCAGAGTACAGTTAGGAATGTGGACTGACTTTGTTGATGTGGGGAGACAGGTTGCCTGTGCGGAGAGTTTGGTAGTGGGCCAGGAAGTCTGAAGTGAGGGGCGAACGTTTGGCATAAGATGTGGTTTGGACTTACAGAAAACATGCCgaagtgtgtgtgaaacaaGGCTAGGTATGGTACCCCTGAGGACAGTTTTATGGAGACGTCAGTTCGGCTGGTGTAGACGTGTATTGGGGAAGATTTAATCTTGAGAATGGAACGGGCGAAGGTGGTGAAGCAGGAGAGGGTCAGGACGTTGAGTGAAGGGGAtagaacaggaggaaatggagtGGATCCAGTAGAGGGAGCACCGTGGCTCGGTGCGACTGTGGCTGAGGTAACAGCAGGACCTGTAGTGGCTAttggaagaaagagaagaaaagagctgCGGGGGCGGGTGGAGCTGAAAGCGCTGAGatagctgcagctgaaggacgggaagaggaaaggatgtcgggatgaggggatgtatgtgcaggggttgattgtgcagcctgcagacacaGGGATGAGacgaaaacaaatacaaaacagaggAGGTTAGAAAGGAGGGAGCTCTGTGGCCTCCTTACGTATCAACTAATGATGAGGAAAACCAGGCTCCCTGAAGCAATGAATCGATATGAAGCGATTGCAATGAAAATTGTTCACTGTGGCAAAGCAGTTGATACAGTCAATGTCACTGAAAATGAGGGCATGCCCTCAATGATACCTCGAGatgtaaataaaggttgaatgaatgaaaagaagcagGTGAGTCGAGGGAGCTATAGTAGCTGTGGCAGGAGGAAGCGAAAAGGGATGCTGTCAACAAATAATATTAATGGAGGAGAGCCAGGATGATTCATAAAGGACGGATcgagggagggatgaagggatgagggttgaGGAGTGagagatgaagggatgagggtcgagggtcaaagggtgagggatgaaggtcAAGGGCGAGGACTGAAGGGATGAAGGTCaaggggtgagggatgaaggaatGAAGGTCGAGGGATaaagggatgagggtcgagggatgaagggatgagggtcgagggatgagggtcgagggatgaagggatgagggtcgagggatgaagggatgaaggtcGAGGGGAGAAGGATGAAGGGATAAGGGGAGAGGGGCGGGGGATGAAGGGATAAGGGTcgaggggagaggggagagggataAGGAGAGAGGGGCGAGGGATGAAGGGATAAGGGGAGAGGGGCGAGGGATGAAGGGATAAGGGTcgaggggagaggggagagggataaggagagaggggtgagggatgaagggataaGGGGAGAGGGTCGAGGGGTGAAGGGATAAGGGTGGAGGGGAGAGGGATAAGGAGAGAGGGGCGAGGGATGAAGGGATAAGGGGAGAGGGGCGAGGGATGAAGGGATAAGGGTCGAGGGGCGAGGGATGAAGGAATAAGGAGAGAGGGGCGAGGGATGAAGGGATAAGGGTCGAGGGGCGAGGGATGAAGGAATAAGGGGAGAGGGGCGAGGGATGAAGGGATAAGGGTCGAGGGGCGAGGGATGAAGGAATAAGGAGAGAGGGGCGAGGGATGAAGGAATAAGGAGAGAGGGGCGAGGGATGAAGGGATAAGGGGAGAGGGGCGAGGGATGAAGGGATAAGAGTCGATGGGCGAGGGATGAAGGAATGAGGGGCGAGGGATGAAGGtcgaggggtgagggatgaagggatgcgTGTAAAGTGGTAAGATGTGCGGCTCAGACGCagggatgaaacaaaaacacaaggcaATTAAGACGTAGGGAGCAGGCACGTGGGGAAATACGACCTGGTCCTAGCTAGGGCTGAAGCAGTCTGTTGCTGCATCGTAGGATCGCAGGCTGGAATCATCGGTGTGCCAGTGTGGGGGGTGCTGGGTAGGGAACCCGCAAGGGAGTTGGCTGGAGCGGTGGTGGAACTGGAGGCTGTGCAGAACTGGAAAGCCTGGCTTTGTAGGCCATGGAGGGGCGGAGTGGCGGAGGCCGGAATAAAAGTGCTCGCGCAGCACAGAGTTAACCACGGCTGGAGCGAGGGGATCGGCGACGGGGGTgctgaagacacagaaaaaacatttgggtGTTGGTGAAGGGAGGGGAACAGGGATAGAACAGTAGGAAATTGAGTGGGTCCATCAGAGGGAGCACCATGGCTCGGTGCAACTGTTGCTGTGGTAACGTCAGGACTGGAGGTGGCTGAGAGAAGAAATATAAaagaaggagctgctggagcgGGTGGAGCCGAAAGTGTAGAGGTAGCTGCAActgaaggaagggaagaggaaaggatgagGGCATGTATGTGCAGGGGTTGATTGTGCAGCCTGCGGACACGGGaatgagagaaaagacaaaaaacacgAGACAGATCAGACAGGGAGGGAGCAGGCACAGGGGAAGATACGACCTGGCCCTGCTAGAGGGCTGAAGCAGCTGGTTGCGTCGTGACGTCATCGACGTGCGCAGTACAGGTGGCGCTGGGCAGGAGCCGGAAGTGAGCGGCCCCTCCGAGCGGTGGTggaggcagaggcagagaggagcaggaagaacctGGCTTTGTTGTCAGCTCGGCGAAACGGATTTGTATCCGGAGTTCAGCCTGGCCTTCAGCCCCGGCTGAACAGGTCtgggctctgttgtagtaggcAGCGTTGTGACGTCATTGGTGTGCGACGTGCGGCGTCCCGGCGGCGGACAATGAACTCGGAAGAGCGGGAAAATTTGAGCTGCCGGCAAGAGGGTTGACGGAATGGAGTCTGCATagagttggaaagtttgtcGTTATCATCGTTTCGCAGGAGTGGGACGACCGTCTCCTTGAGAGCTTGCCGGAGGTGAGCAAACATCtggttgaagatgttaatcgCTTGGACAAGTGGGCCATTGCGTGGATGGTGTGGAGCGTCTGgatcccagctgatcagaagcGCGGCGTCTATAGGAGAAGGGCTCCATGTGGATGTGCTGGTGAAGGAGATATCTCGTTGGTACTGCTGCATCTAGTCGTGGGCGGTATGTTGCCGAGGAACATTTATCACGGAGCACGGGCGGGAGGTAAGTGTTTGCGAAGCAAGCCTGTCGTAGGTCGCTTGAGAACTGAGATGCACGGtagagaaaggggttagacacgCTGATATAGGTATCATggatgattgaattagtgaggcgcaggtgattgaatttagtgagagagaggggcgtgatcttgttcctgaacctttgtcataataataactccattaAAAATCAGGTATTGGTGCACTAATGTCTAGGACAGGGGTCTCAAACTCAAATTACCTGGGGGCCGCTGGAGGCAGAGTCTGGGTGAGGCTGGGCCGCATCAGgtattccacaaaaaaagcttaGCAGGCGC comes from Thunnus maccoyii chromosome 1, fThuMac1.1, whole genome shotgun sequence and encodes:
- the LOC121896288 gene encoding protein PRRC2C-like yields the protein MTSRRNQLLQPSSRARLHNQPLHIHALILSSSLPSVAATSTLSAPPAPAAPSFIFLLSATSSPDVTTATVAPSHGAPSDGPTQFPTVLSLFPSLHQHPNVFSVSSAPPSPIPSLQPWLTLCCASTFIPASATPPLHGLQSQAFQFCTASSSTTAPANSLAGSLPSTPHTGTPMIPACDPTMQQQTASALARTRLHNQPLHIHPLIPTSFPLPVLQLQLSQRFQLHPPPQLFSSLSSNSHYRSCCYLSHSRTEPRCSLYWIHSISSCSIPFTQRPDPLLLHHLRPFHSQD